A region from the Longimicrobiaceae bacterium genome encodes:
- a CDS encoding transglycosylase SLT domain-containing protein translates to MQSLLLKLQADVEARKQPKSDLLVTLRSAALGCTLFFAAYQLGAHSAGGVAQEAEWAGKGIAAAFAPEGAHDLQSVEVERLRSAFQHSAKYRIPADLAANIEDVARAEGIDVGLAFDLVRAESEFNPRAVSPVGAVGYTQLMPETARLLRPGLTRDQLFHRETNLRLGFRFLKSLLVKYHGNRKLALLAYNRGPDRVDQLLRQGIDPSNGYVQLVTGASH, encoded by the coding sequence ATGCAGTCCCTACTGCTCAAGCTGCAGGCCGACGTCGAGGCCCGTAAACAACCCAAGTCCGACCTGCTGGTGACGCTGCGTAGCGCGGCGCTGGGCTGCACTCTTTTCTTCGCCGCGTACCAGCTGGGTGCGCACTCCGCGGGCGGTGTGGCCCAGGAGGCGGAGTGGGCCGGCAAGGGCATCGCCGCCGCGTTCGCCCCCGAGGGCGCGCACGACCTGCAGAGCGTTGAGGTGGAGCGCCTTCGCAGCGCCTTCCAGCACTCGGCCAAGTACCGCATCCCCGCCGACCTGGCCGCGAACATCGAGGACGTGGCGCGCGCCGAGGGGATCGACGTGGGCCTGGCGTTCGACCTGGTGCGCGCCGAGAGCGAGTTCAACCCCCGCGCGGTAAGCCCCGTGGGCGCCGTGGGATACACGCAGCTCATGCCGGAGACGGCCCGCCTGCTGCGCCCCGGCCTCACCCGCGACCAGCTCTTCCACCGCGAGACGAACCTGCGGCTGGGCTTCCGCTTCCTGAAGTCGCTGCTGGTGAAGTACCACGGCAACCGCAAGCTGGCGCTGCTGGCCTACAACCGCGGCCCGGACCGCGTGGACCAGCTGCTGCGTCAGGGCATCGACCCCAGCAACGGCTACGTGCAGCTTGTGACCGGCGCCAGCCACTAG
- the moaC gene encoding cyclic pyranopterin monophosphate synthase MoaC produces MVESGFTHLDEAGRPRMVDVGDKPVTRRVAVAGGSIRMGAETLAAIVAGDTPKGNVLVIAQLAGITGAKRTADLIPLCHPLPLTSVEVSLEPDPSLPGIRATATARVDGKTGVEMEALTAVTCSLLTIYDMCKARDRGMVLERVRLLAKEGGRSGAWTAPAD; encoded by the coding sequence GTGGTGGAGAGCGGCTTCACGCACCTGGACGAGGCGGGCCGGCCACGCATGGTGGACGTGGGCGACAAGCCCGTCACCCGCCGCGTCGCCGTCGCCGGGGGCAGCATCCGCATGGGTGCCGAGACGCTGGCGGCCATCGTCGCGGGCGACACGCCGAAGGGGAACGTGCTGGTGATCGCGCAGCTGGCGGGCATCACCGGGGCGAAGCGGACGGCGGACCTCATCCCCCTCTGCCATCCCCTGCCGCTCACGTCGGTGGAGGTGTCGCTGGAGCCCGATCCCTCGCTGCCCGGCATCCGCGCGACGGCGACGGCGCGGGTGGATGGGAAGACGGGCGTGGAGATGGAGGCGCTCACGGCGGTAACGTGTTCGCTGCTCACCATCTACGACATGTGCAAGGCGCGCGACCGCGGGATGGTGCTGGAACGGGTGCGGCTGCTGGCCAAGGAAGGAGGCCGCAGCGGAGCCTGGACGGCGCCCGCGGACTGA
- a CDS encoding rhomboid family intramembrane serine protease, which yields MTVFGQPVPLVLVVYFLMLAVSIGYAWPVRMGWTLFGPPGEGELPDLDPYEAALLRAGELATVYSALAALTRRGSLAPSLGERRLRVTGVRPVDVHPLEEAVYKALTSLPGTKLYGAHILGGVRVMVKPALAEVEERLDRRGLRVSKARGDGLAGRSFAAMFATACAGLILGMFEMGPSGTLSDPTVLWMAFTPFVLGVGLVLFHPRLTSRGRWVVRRLAASGHRIGLPAAVSDGAEGREDDEADPLHALAKVLVAHPEPGKAEDAPGAGQPAEAPMDLGEYGYYVGTDPRPCSASELAVLCGGGEAPSLVWTPQSSQPQHPARVPFLFERIRGRVVQERFRKLRSEVMGTAVWLAFWGFGGFGFPSFWLILVAVTGVGVFSAFREWRRAKALTPEAVSAPPPPVEISEWAELAALKRPLYTRWLVGAIAAVGAVQLLPGYSGTAAAGMVKHAIRAGEWWRLATGGMLHANPIHFTMNMVALLVFGRLAEMYGRRAYVPLVFFLSVLGGGVASVLWTANDSVGASGGIAGLLGYLLVLGWRYRRALPPNFVTSLLYVVGVNALIGAVGYGIIDNAAHAGGLVTGAALGVILLPATPPDEDAAARMSPAGIAFLAPTLLACAGAIAAILRS from the coding sequence GTGACCGTCTTCGGCCAGCCCGTCCCGTTGGTGCTCGTCGTCTATTTCCTGATGCTCGCCGTCTCCATCGGCTATGCGTGGCCGGTGCGGATGGGATGGACGTTGTTCGGCCCGCCAGGCGAAGGCGAGCTGCCCGACCTCGACCCGTACGAAGCGGCCCTGCTCCGTGCCGGAGAGCTGGCCACCGTGTATTCGGCCCTCGCCGCGCTGACGAGGCGCGGGAGCCTGGCGCCCAGCCTGGGCGAGCGGCGGCTGCGGGTCACGGGGGTGCGGCCGGTGGATGTACATCCCCTGGAAGAGGCTGTGTACAAGGCGCTCACGTCGCTTCCGGGAACGAAGCTGTACGGCGCGCACATCCTGGGCGGCGTGCGGGTGATGGTCAAGCCCGCCCTGGCGGAGGTGGAGGAGCGGCTGGACCGGCGCGGGCTTCGCGTCTCCAAAGCCCGGGGCGATGGCTTGGCGGGGCGCTCGTTCGCGGCGATGTTCGCCACGGCGTGCGCCGGCTTGATCCTGGGCATGTTCGAGATGGGGCCCAGCGGAACCCTTTCCGACCCCACGGTGCTGTGGATGGCCTTCACGCCTTTCGTGCTGGGCGTCGGGCTCGTCCTGTTCCATCCGCGGCTCACCAGCCGCGGTCGCTGGGTCGTACGCCGGCTGGCGGCGAGCGGGCATCGCATCGGGCTTCCCGCCGCGGTTTCGGACGGCGCGGAGGGGCGCGAGGACGATGAGGCGGATCCGCTCCATGCGCTGGCGAAGGTGCTCGTGGCCCATCCCGAGCCGGGCAAGGCGGAAGACGCACCGGGCGCCGGGCAGCCTGCGGAAGCGCCGATGGACCTGGGCGAGTACGGCTACTACGTGGGTACGGACCCGCGTCCCTGCTCCGCTTCGGAGCTGGCGGTCCTCTGCGGCGGGGGAGAGGCGCCCTCGCTGGTGTGGACGCCGCAGTCGTCGCAGCCGCAGCATCCCGCGCGTGTCCCGTTCCTCTTCGAGCGCATCCGCGGCCGCGTGGTGCAGGAGCGTTTCCGGAAGCTCCGCTCGGAGGTGATGGGCACCGCCGTCTGGCTGGCCTTCTGGGGTTTCGGCGGGTTCGGCTTTCCGTCGTTCTGGCTGATCCTGGTGGCTGTCACGGGCGTGGGCGTCTTCTCCGCATTCCGCGAGTGGCGGCGCGCGAAGGCGTTGACGCCGGAGGCGGTGTCGGCTCCCCCGCCGCCGGTGGAGATCTCGGAATGGGCGGAGCTCGCCGCGCTCAAGCGCCCGCTCTACACGCGGTGGCTCGTGGGCGCGATCGCCGCGGTCGGCGCGGTGCAGCTTCTGCCGGGGTACAGCGGCACGGCCGCGGCCGGGATGGTGAAGCACGCGATCCGTGCCGGCGAGTGGTGGCGCCTGGCCACCGGCGGCATGCTGCACGCCAACCCCATCCACTTCACCATGAACATGGTGGCGCTGCTGGTGTTCGGCCGGCTGGCGGAGATGTACGGGCGGCGGGCGTACGTGCCGCTGGTGTTCTTCCTGTCCGTCCTGGGCGGCGGCGTGGCGAGCGTGCTCTGGACGGCGAACGATTCCGTGGGCGCGTCCGGCGGGATCGCGGGGCTGCTCGGCTACCTGCTGGTGCTGGGGTGGAGATACCGGCGCGCGCTGCCGCCCAACTTCGTCACCAGCCTGCTCTACGTGGTGGGCGTCAACGCGCTGATCGGGGCCGTGGGATACGGGATCATCGATAACGCCGCGCACGCCGGCGGCCTCGTCACCGGCGCGGCGCTGGGGGTGATCCTTCTCCCGGCGACACCGCCCGACGAAGACGCCGCCGCGCGCATGAGCCCCGCCGGAATCGCCTTCCTCGCCCCGACGCTGCTGGCATGCGCGGGCGCCATCGCCGCTATCCTGCGCAGCTAG